One genomic segment of Profundibacter amoris includes these proteins:
- a CDS encoding sugar ABC transporter ATP-binding protein — MEPIIKMENVSKFYRKVPAIRNVDFDLRKGEIHALLGENGAGKSTLTKIMAGVVEATGGRMIYKGSPASFATPNEALHAGIAMVFQETSLVPSMTVAQNLYLGSENFLNRLRGIYISAQQFLQSLNFQVDPRALVATLGAASQQMIEIARAVHHNAEVIIFDEPTATLTPEEKRHFFALLRRLKESGVSIIFISHALEEALEISDRITILRDGELVETGDTKDYDRDRIIAAMVGRTLSEEIYGEHKEREIRKAGKRILAVHDISMGTIVRNTSFSVFMGQITGVFGLIGSGRTETFKVVSGVYKRNFKRGGSIELEDRNVRYLTPAEAVSDGIIYVTEDRKGEGIFETMGIGENLFGGLLASGHNKGWIISRKDIRDLAAQWIDKLNIKAINADARVVELSGGNQQKVVIGKGLCQKPRLVIFDEPTRGVDVGAIAEIHQLINELADQGIAVVVISSYLPEILNLSDRILVCRQGRIVEEFAPHEASEEKVMYASVH; from the coding sequence ATGGAACCGATTATCAAGATGGAAAATGTCTCGAAGTTCTATCGCAAGGTGCCGGCGATCAGAAATGTGGATTTTGATCTGCGCAAGGGCGAAATCCATGCCCTGCTGGGGGAAAACGGCGCCGGAAAATCGACCCTGACCAAGATTATGGCAGGTGTTGTCGAAGCAACAGGCGGCAGGATGATCTATAAGGGAAGCCCCGCCAGCTTTGCCACGCCGAACGAGGCCTTGCACGCCGGAATCGCGATGGTTTTTCAGGAAACCAGCCTGGTGCCGTCGATGACAGTTGCGCAAAACCTTTATCTGGGGTCCGAGAATTTCCTGAACCGGCTGCGCGGTATCTACATTTCGGCCCAGCAGTTCCTGCAATCCCTGAATTTTCAGGTTGATCCGCGGGCACTGGTGGCCACCCTTGGTGCCGCCAGCCAGCAAATGATCGAAATCGCCCGCGCGGTGCATCACAACGCCGAAGTGATCATTTTTGACGAACCGACCGCCACCCTGACGCCCGAGGAAAAGCGCCATTTCTTTGCCCTGTTGCGACGGCTGAAAGAAAGCGGCGTTTCCATTATTTTCATTTCACACGCGTTGGAAGAAGCGTTGGAAATATCAGACCGGATAACCATCTTGCGGGACGGGGAGCTGGTGGAAACCGGCGACACCAAGGATTACGACCGCGACCGGATTATCGCCGCGATGGTCGGTCGCACCCTGTCCGAGGAAATCTATGGCGAGCATAAGGAACGTGAAATCCGCAAGGCGGGCAAACGGATTTTGGCCGTGCATGATATTTCCATGGGAACGATCGTGCGCAATACTTCTTTTTCCGTGTTTATGGGGCAGATAACCGGGGTTTTCGGCCTGATCGGCTCGGGTCGTACCGAAACATTCAAGGTGGTCTCCGGGGTGTATAAACGCAATTTCAAACGCGGCGGCAGTATCGAGCTGGAAGACCGCAATGTGCGTTATCTGACACCCGCCGAAGCGGTGTCCGATGGGATTATCTATGTCACCGAAGACCGCAAAGGCGAAGGCATTTTCGAGACCATGGGTATAGGCGAAAACCTGTTTGGAGGTTTGCTGGCTTCGGGGCACAACAAGGGATGGATCATAAGCCGTAAAGACATCCGTGACCTGGCGGCACAGTGGATTGACAAACTGAACATCAAGGCAATCAATGCCGATGCGCGGGTGGTTGAATTGTCTGGTGGCAACCAGCAAAAAGTGGTGATCGGCAAGGGGCTGTGTCAAAAACCGCGGCTGGTCATTTTCGATGAACCAACACGCGGGGTGGATGTAGGGGCGATTGCTGAAATCCACCAGTTGATCAACGAACTTGCCGATCAGGGAATCGCGGTTGTTGTGATTTCGTCTTACCTGCCGGAAATTCTGAACCTGTCTGACCGGATACTTGTCTGTCGCCAGGGCCGGATTGTCGAGGAATTTGCACCGCATGAGGCCAGCGAGGAAAAAGTGATGTATGCCTCGGTTCACTAG
- a CDS encoding BlaI/MecI/CopY family transcriptional regulator codes for MKKDKREFLTEVELEFMTHLWRLGQGSVRDVLGQLAPERDLAYTSAATILRILEQKEFVTSTKKGKTHIYKPVLAKDAYQSRSLKALSEKLFDDTPTMLIARLVDDYNLTEEALEEIRALIEKRLKNDTD; via the coding sequence ATGAAAAAAGATAAACGAGAATTTTTGACCGAAGTTGAACTGGAGTTCATGACCCATCTCTGGCGGTTGGGCCAAGGCAGTGTGCGCGACGTGTTGGGGCAATTAGCGCCCGAACGCGACCTTGCCTATACCTCGGCTGCGACGATCCTGCGCATTTTGGAACAAAAAGAATTCGTAACCAGCACCAAAAAGGGAAAAACCCATATTTATAAACCCGTGCTGGCCAAGGATGCCTATCAATCGCGATCCTTGAAAGCCTTGTCAGAAAAACTGTTCGACGACACGCCGACCATGCTGATTGCACGACTGGTGGACGATTATAACCTGACCGAAGAGGCACTAGAGGAAATTCGGGCGCTGATCGAGAAAAGGTTGAAAAATGACACAGATTAG
- a CDS encoding WD40 repeat domain-containing protein, with product MFLDPILDIFRGKTITIPPLDGAYRANTALEDAPLFCALPAADNLAVLDGKIIASSANRLCGFDANGMAETLFEYATPVTALAVSPSGELAVALEDGTLTIDGNPCDMPEGLICITALAYGADGALWLANGSARNTASDWVVDLMQKNATGSVWKQDAGKFVRIAGGWPGPMVCCPMTKAMWWSAKAGDTG from the coding sequence ATGTTTCTTGATCCGATACTGGACATTTTCCGAGGCAAGACCATCACCATCCCGCCGCTGGACGGGGCATATCGCGCGAATACCGCGCTGGAGGATGCTCCGCTATTCTGCGCATTACCGGCTGCGGATAATCTGGCTGTTCTGGATGGGAAAATCATCGCCAGCAGCGCAAACAGGCTGTGTGGGTTTGACGCGAATGGAATGGCCGAAACGCTGTTTGAATACGCCACCCCTGTCACGGCACTTGCGGTGTCGCCTTCGGGCGAACTGGCAGTAGCGCTTGAGGATGGCACGCTGACAATCGATGGCAATCCATGTGACATGCCAGAGGGTCTGATCTGTATCACAGCACTTGCCTACGGGGCGGACGGGGCCTTGTGGCTGGCCAATGGCTCGGCCAGAAATACGGCTTCGGATTGGGTGGTTGATCTGATGCAGAAAAATGCAACGGGGTCTGTCTGGAAGCAGGACGCGGGGAAATTTGTAAGAATCGCGGGGGGCTGGCCTGGCCCTATGGTCTGTTGCCCGATGACAAAGGCAATGTGGTGGTCAGCGAAAGCTGGCGACACCGGCTGA
- a CDS encoding carbohydrate ABC transporter permease, with product MKKQYQKGWFFVLPVLLLVAFNALIPMMTVVNYSVQETFGNNLFLWEGLGWFEKILNSERFHAALGRQFLFTGLILAIEVPLGVIIALAMPRKGIWVPVCLVTMALPMLIPWNVVGAMWNIFTLPDIGLLGYLLNHVLGIDYNMTQDPFAAWATIIAMDVWHWTSLVVLLSYAGLVSIPDAYYQAARIDGASSWAVFRYIQLPKMKQVLTIAILLRFMDSFNIYTEPFVLTGGGPGNSTTLLSIDLVKIALGQFDLGPAAAMSLIYFVITLFVSWLFYTLMTKDDQN from the coding sequence ATGAAAAAGCAATATCAAAAGGGGTGGTTTTTTGTGCTGCCCGTTCTGCTGCTGGTTGCGTTTAACGCGCTGATCCCGATGATGACGGTGGTCAATTATTCGGTTCAGGAAACCTTCGGCAACAACCTGTTCCTGTGGGAAGGGCTGGGCTGGTTCGAGAAAATCCTGAACTCGGAACGGTTCCACGCCGCGCTGGGCCGGCAATTTCTGTTCACGGGCCTGATTTTGGCAATCGAAGTTCCGCTGGGTGTGATCATCGCGCTGGCAATGCCGCGCAAAGGCATCTGGGTGCCGGTCTGTCTGGTGACGATGGCGCTGCCCATGTTGATCCCGTGGAATGTGGTCGGGGCGATGTGGAACATCTTTACCCTGCCCGATATCGGCCTGCTGGGGTATCTGTTGAACCATGTGTTGGGCATTGATTACAACATGACCCAAGACCCCTTTGCCGCATGGGCAACCATCATCGCGATGGATGTCTGGCACTGGACATCATTGGTGGTGCTGCTGTCCTATGCCGGACTGGTGTCAATACCGGATGCCTATTATCAGGCCGCGCGGATTGATGGCGCGTCGTCATGGGCGGTATTCCGGTATATCCAGCTGCCCAAGATGAAACAGGTTCTGACCATCGCCATCCTTTTGCGGTTCATGGACAGCTTCAACATCTACACCGAGCCGTTCGTGCTGACCGGCGGCGGCCCCGGCAATTCCACCACACTGTTGTCGATTGATCTGGTAAAAATCGCACTGGGGCAGTTCGACCTTGGACCGGCGGCGGCGATGTCGCTGATCTATTTTGTAATCACGTTGTTTGTGTCCTGGCTGTTCTACACGCTGATGACCAAAGACGATCAAAACTAG
- a CDS encoding carbohydrate ABC transporter permease, with protein sequence MKKRSLIPLFYILFLMLPIYWLVAMSFKTTGEILSEFSLFPRTWTFDNYRTIFTDPTWYWGYFNSIAYVSINSVISLTVALPAAYAFSRYRFLGDKQLFFWLLTNRMAPAAVFALPFFQLYSAVGLFDTYLGVALAHTLFNVPLAVWILEGFMSGVPKELDETAYVDGYSFPRFFVKIFLPTIRSGVGVAAFFCFMFSWVELLLAKTLTAVAAKPIAATMTKTASSAGYELGLLAAAGTLTIIPGAIVIWFVRNNIAKGFALGRV encoded by the coding sequence ATGAAAAAACGAAGCCTGATACCGCTGTTCTACATCCTGTTCCTGATGCTGCCGATTTATTGGCTGGTCGCGATGAGCTTTAAGACAACCGGCGAAATCCTGTCTGAATTCTCGCTGTTCCCGCGCACATGGACCTTTGACAATTACCGCACCATTTTCACCGATCCAACGTGGTACTGGGGCTATTTCAATTCGATTGCCTATGTGTCGATTAACTCGGTCATTTCCCTGACGGTGGCCCTGCCAGCCGCCTATGCGTTTTCACGCTATCGGTTTTTGGGGGACAAGCAGTTGTTCTTTTGGCTGCTGACCAACCGGATGGCGCCGGCCGCCGTGTTTGCGCTACCGTTTTTTCAGCTTTATTCGGCGGTTGGGCTGTTTGATACTTACCTTGGTGTTGCGCTGGCGCATACATTGTTCAACGTGCCGCTGGCCGTATGGATTCTGGAAGGGTTCATGAGCGGGGTGCCAAAAGAACTGGATGAAACCGCCTATGTCGATGGCTATTCTTTCCCCCGCTTTTTCGTCAAAATCTTCTTGCCGACGATTCGATCCGGTGTGGGGGTGGCGGCGTTTTTCTGCTTTATGTTCTCGTGGGTTGAACTGCTGCTGGCCAAAACCCTGACGGCGGTTGCGGCCAAACCGATTGCCGCCACGATGACCAAAACCGCGTCAAGCGCGGGGTATGAGCTGGGCCTGCTGGCGGCGGCGGGAACGCTGACCATTATCCCCGGCGCCATCGTGATCTGGTTTGTGCGCAACAACATCGCCAAGGGCTTTGCCCTGGGGAGGGTGTGA
- a CDS encoding ABC transporter ATP-binding protein: protein MAKITLSNLRHSYEANPKTDQDYALKQIDLDWDDGGAYALLGPSGCGKTTLLNIISGLLTPTQGQVLFDGRDVTHLPPDKREIAQVFQFPVIYDTMTVYDNLAFPLRNRGMDEATVKQRVTSIAEMLELGDALNRRAAGLSPDNKQKISMGRGLVREDVNVIMFDEPLTVIDPHLKWKLRSKLKELHQRVRATMIYVTHDQTEALTFADQVVVMDAGEIVQIGTPVELFERPAHIFVGHFIGSPGMNVLPCDVQGDTVRFEGVEVAIEGPVKSGEGDLKLGVRPEYVSLGDGPLRGEVIHVADVGRHNVIDLRIGQSQVRAIAEGAVPPIGQVMAVAFRHDKTRVYRDGHIVSQPAGGAV from the coding sequence ATGGCAAAAATAACCCTTTCCAACCTGCGCCACAGTTACGAGGCAAACCCGAAAACCGATCAGGATTATGCGTTAAAGCAGATTGATCTGGATTGGGACGATGGCGGTGCCTATGCGCTGCTGGGGCCTTCGGGCTGTGGCAAGACAACCTTGCTGAACATCATTTCCGGCCTGTTGACCCCGACACAGGGGCAAGTGCTGTTTGACGGGCGTGATGTCACCCATCTGCCGCCGGACAAACGCGAAATCGCGCAGGTGTTCCAGTTTCCGGTGATCTACGACACCATGACGGTTTATGACAATCTGGCCTTTCCTCTGCGCAATCGCGGTATGGACGAAGCAACGGTCAAACAGCGCGTTACCTCGATTGCCGAAATGCTGGAGCTGGGCGATGCGCTGAACCGGCGCGCGGCGGGTCTGTCGCCAGACAACAAGCAAAAGATTTCGATGGGGCGCGGGCTGGTGCGCGAGGACGTGAATGTCATCATGTTTGACGAGCCGCTGACCGTGATCGACCCGCATCTGAAATGGAAACTGCGATCAAAACTGAAAGAGCTGCACCAGCGGGTGCGTGCGACGATGATCTATGTCACCCATGACCAGACCGAGGCCCTGACCTTTGCCGATCAGGTGGTGGTGATGGACGCAGGCGAGATCGTGCAGATCGGCACGCCGGTGGAGTTGTTCGAACGCCCCGCGCATATCTTTGTCGGCCACTTTATCGGCTCGCCCGGAATGAACGTGCTGCCTTGTGATGTGCAGGGCGATACGGTGCGGTTCGAGGGGGTCGAGGTTGCGATTGAAGGACCGGTTAAATCAGGCGAAGGTGATCTGAAGCTGGGCGTGCGGCCCGAATATGTGTCGCTGGGCGATGGCCCGCTAAGGGGCGAGGTTATCCATGTGGCGGATGTCGGACGTCACAACGTCATTGATCTGCGCATCGGTCAGTCACAGGTGCGTGCCATCGCCGAAGGCGCGGTGCCGCCTATCGGACAGGTCATGGCCGTGGCGTTTCGGCACGACAAAACACGGGTCTATCGGGACGGGCATATCGTCAGCCAACCGGCGGGGGGTGCCGTATGA
- a CDS encoding ABC transporter ATP-binding protein, with amino-acid sequence MTLELQNITKRVGAITHIKETSLRLEPGHFNVLLGETGAGKTSLIKLMAGLDRVSSGKILMNGEDVTRQSPQKRNIALVHQFFMNYPHWTVYDNIASPLRVAGMAKSEIQGRVEEAADILQLRPMLKRYPHELSGGQQQRTALARAIAKESKAVFLDEPLANLDYKLREELREQLPELFAGRGAVVVYATSEPEEALLLGGWTALMHDGRVTQFGPTAEIYRAPKNLLSAQVFSNPPINRAEITKAADRAYLDETVNWPLTGDAAALPDGTYQVAIRPDYVTPTPPDVDTVKLAGTVQVTELSGSKSSIQFLMGPDHWVALAYGIHPRAAGEEHVFYMDPSKCYYFAPDGQRVA; translated from the coding sequence ATGACCCTTGAGTTACAGAACATCACCAAACGCGTCGGTGCCATTACCCACATCAAAGAAACGTCGCTGCGCCTGGAGCCGGGGCATTTCAATGTGTTGCTGGGGGAAACCGGTGCTGGCAAAACATCCTTGATCAAACTGATGGCGGGGCTGGATCGTGTCAGCAGTGGCAAGATACTGATGAATGGCGAGGACGTGACCCGCCAATCACCGCAAAAACGCAACATCGCACTGGTGCACCAGTTTTTTATGAACTACCCGCATTGGACGGTTTATGACAACATCGCTTCACCCTTGCGGGTGGCCGGTATGGCGAAAAGCGAAATTCAGGGGCGGGTCGAAGAGGCCGCCGATATTTTGCAACTGCGCCCGATGCTGAAGCGTTATCCGCATGAACTGTCGGGCGGGCAACAACAGCGCACCGCATTGGCCCGCGCCATTGCCAAGGAAAGCAAAGCGGTGTTTCTGGATGAACCGCTTGCCAATCTGGATTACAAACTGCGCGAGGAATTGCGCGAACAACTGCCCGAGCTGTTTGCCGGACGCGGCGCCGTGGTGGTCTATGCCACATCCGAACCCGAAGAGGCCCTGTTGCTGGGCGGCTGGACCGCCTTGATGCATGACGGCAGGGTCACGCAATTCGGACCCACCGCCGAAATCTATCGCGCACCAAAGAATTTGTTGTCGGCGCAGGTGTTTTCCAATCCGCCGATCAACCGAGCCGAAATTACCAAAGCCGCCGATCGGGCCTATCTGGACGAGACCGTCAACTGGCCGCTAACGGGTGATGCCGCTGCCTTGCCGGACGGGACGTATCAGGTGGCGATCCGACCCGATTATGTAACGCCCACCCCGCCTGATGTGGACACGGTCAAACTGGCGGGCACGGTTCAGGTGACGGAACTAAGCGGCTCGAAAAGCTCGATCCAGTTTTTGATGGGGCCGGATCACTGGGTTGCGCTGGCCTATGGCATCCACCCGCGCGCCGCTGGCGAAGAACATGTTTTTTATATGGACCCGTCCAAGTGCTATTATTTTGCACCCGACGGCCAGCGCGTTGCGTGA
- a CDS encoding ABC transporter substrate-binding protein has protein sequence MRKYLLSAVAVAAVIAGTPAAFADQAAAMKWIDQEFQPSSLSKEEQAAEMDWFIKAAEPFAGMEINVLSEGIPTHSYESEVLTKAFEEITGIKVNHQILGEGEVVQAVQTQMQTGRNLYDAYVNDSDLIGTHSRLQLAYNLTDWMAGEGKDVTNPGLDLADFIGTQFTTGPDGDLYQLPDQQFANLYWFRKDWFDREDLQTAFKAKYGYDLGVPVNWSAYEDIAEFFSDDVKEIDGVRIFGHMDYGKRAPDLGWRMTDAWLSMAGAGDKGEPNGIPVDEWGIRMEAGTCNPVGASVTRGGAANGPAAVYAIRKWDEWLRKYAPPGAASFDFYQSLPALSQGNVAQQIFWYTAFTADMVKPQSEGNNTVDADGIPLWRMAPSPHGPYWEEGQKVGYQDVGSWTILKSTPVDRAKAAWLYAQFVVSKTVDVKKSHVGLTFIRESTVNDASFTERAPRLGGLVEFYRSPDRVAWSPTGINVPDYPKLAQIWWQQIGDVNSGAFTPQQAMDRLAGEMDITMARMQAADEAANVYGGCGPRLNEERDAEYWLSQPGAPKPKLDNEKPQGMTVNYDDLVARWAQN, from the coding sequence ATGCGAAAGTATCTGCTATCTGCCGTTGCGGTTGCTGCCGTAATTGCGGGCACACCAGCGGCATTTGCCGATCAGGCTGCCGCGATGAAATGGATTGACCAAGAGTTTCAGCCATCATCACTTAGCAAGGAAGAACAAGCCGCCGAGATGGATTGGTTCATCAAGGCTGCCGAACCTTTTGCCGGAATGGAAATCAACGTTTTGTCTGAAGGTATTCCGACGCATTCCTATGAATCCGAAGTGCTGACCAAAGCGTTCGAGGAAATCACCGGCATCAAGGTGAACCACCAGATTCTGGGCGAAGGCGAGGTCGTTCAGGCCGTGCAGACCCAGATGCAAACAGGGCGTAACCTGTATGACGCCTATGTGAACGACTCCGATCTGATCGGCACCCATTCACGTCTGCAACTGGCCTACAACCTGACCGACTGGATGGCGGGCGAAGGCAAGGATGTGACAAATCCGGGTCTGGATCTGGCCGACTTTATCGGCACCCAGTTTACCACAGGGCCGGATGGCGACCTGTATCAACTGCCCGATCAGCAATTTGCCAACCTGTACTGGTTCCGCAAGGACTGGTTTGACCGCGAAGACCTGCAAACCGCGTTCAAGGCCAAATACGGCTATGATCTGGGCGTGCCGGTGAACTGGTCCGCCTATGAAGACATCGCCGAGTTTTTCTCGGACGACGTCAAGGAAATCGACGGGGTGCGTATTTTCGGCCACATGGATTACGGCAAACGCGCGCCCGATCTGGGCTGGCGGATGACCGATGCGTGGCTGTCCATGGCCGGTGCCGGTGACAAAGGCGAGCCGAACGGTATTCCGGTGGATGAATGGGGAATCCGTATGGAAGCGGGCACCTGCAATCCGGTGGGTGCAAGTGTAACCCGTGGCGGGGCTGCCAACGGCCCTGCAGCGGTGTATGCGATCCGCAAGTGGGATGAATGGCTGCGCAAATATGCACCACCCGGCGCGGCGTCGTTTGACTTTTACCAGTCGCTACCTGCCCTGTCGCAAGGCAACGTGGCGCAGCAAATCTTCTGGTACACGGCCTTTACCGCCGACATGGTAAAGCCGCAGTCCGAAGGCAACAACACGGTTGATGCCGACGGCATTCCGCTGTGGCGCATGGCTCCCAGCCCGCATGGGCCGTATTGGGAAGAAGGCCAGAAGGTTGGCTATCAGGACGTGGGTTCGTGGACCATTCTGAAATCCACCCCTGTCGATCGTGCCAAGGCGGCGTGGCTTTATGCGCAATTCGTGGTGTCCAAAACGGTGGACGTCAAGAAATCGCATGTGGGTCTGACGTTCATTCGCGAAAGCACGGTGAATGATGCCAGCTTTACCGAACGCGCACCGCGTCTTGGCGGGTTGGTCGAATTCTATCGCTCGCCCGACCGCGTTGCATGGTCGCCCACAGGCATCAACGTGCCGGATTACCCGAAACTGGCACAAATCTGGTGGCAGCAAATCGGTGACGTGAACTCGGGTGCCTTTACCCCGCAACAGGCGATGGATCGTCTGGCCGGTGAAATGGATATCACCATGGCCCGGATGCAGGCCGCTGACGAGGCCGCCAATGTCTACGGTGGTTGTGGTCCGCGCCTGAACGAGGAACGCGATGCCGAATACTGGCTGTCACAGCCCGGTGCCCCAAAGCCCAAGCTGGACAATGAAAAGCCACAAGGCATGACCGTCAACTATGACGATCTGGTTGCCCGCTGGGCGCAGAACTAG
- a CDS encoding fumarylacetoacetate hydrolase family protein, producing MKLVRFGEAGAEKPGAIDEDGNLRDLSGVLEDIAGDVLADLGRLKALDLSTLPVVEGKPRLGPCVGGVGKFIGIGLNYSDHAAEAGMQVPSEPVMFMKATSAMSGPNDPIIIPRGSQKTDWELELGVVIGKPAKYVNEADALDHVAGYCVINDVSERAFQIEMEGQWCKGKGCDSFGPTGPYLVTADQVPDPQNLHMWLDLNGARMQDGSTATMVYGVAHLVSYLSRFFTLHPGDIISTGTPPGVGMGQKPPRFLKAGDVVSLGIDGLGEQRQVMVDDD from the coding sequence ATGAAACTTGTTCGGTTTGGCGAGGCTGGGGCAGAGAAGCCCGGCGCGATAGATGAAGATGGAAACCTGCGCGATTTGTCGGGTGTGCTCGAGGATATCGCCGGAGATGTGCTGGCCGATCTGGGCAGATTGAAGGCGCTGGACCTTTCCACCCTTCCGGTTGTTGAGGGCAAGCCGCGGCTTGGCCCTTGTGTTGGCGGGGTTGGAAAATTCATCGGTATCGGTCTGAATTATTCCGACCACGCAGCCGAGGCTGGAATGCAGGTGCCATCGGAACCCGTGATGTTTATGAAGGCCACCAGCGCGATGAGCGGCCCCAATGACCCGATCATCATTCCGCGCGGGTCGCAAAAAACCGACTGGGAGCTTGAGCTGGGCGTGGTGATTGGCAAACCCGCCAAATATGTGAACGAGGCCGACGCACTGGACCATGTGGCGGGGTATTGCGTGATCAACGATGTGTCCGAACGCGCCTTTCAGATCGAGATGGAAGGGCAGTGGTGCAAGGGCAAGGGCTGTGACAGTTTCGGCCCGACCGGCCCGTATCTGGTGACCGCCGATCAGGTGCCGGATCCGCAGAACCTGCATATGTGGCTGGACCTGAACGGCGCGCGGATGCAGGACGGATCGACCGCAACAATGGTTTATGGTGTGGCGCATCTGGTCAGCTATCTCAGCCGCTTTTTCACCCTGCATCCGGGGGACATCATTTCAACCGGCACACCGCCCGGTGTGGGCATGGGTCAAAAACCGCCGCGTTTCCTGAAAGCAGGGGATGTTGTGTCGCTGGGGATTGACGGGCTGGGTGAACAAAGGCAGGTCATGGTTGACGACGATTGA
- a CDS encoding M56 family metallopeptidase, translating to MTQISSAFTAYINVNILLVLAFSLWLFIRFLLNRFGMKHAYQTKLRLLNGIFLAILVSPFIALGYNRLASGGMLPDVLTFNLSDFMLSQYLNGRIGLHAGEMQQVLDMRETLETNLLNPTGWISQIIVALLLTGSVLCILRCGLGTFKLRRIIASSYAWRQFGNVHLRLTDQAVVPFSARGFRRRYIVMPANMLVRRQDMRIALAHEFQHLRQHDVEWEIGFELFKSLFFWNPVIHLWKRQIEQLRELSCDQQILKRRWVDARAYCECLLRVCEDTMRRQPAQAISLPRVSLVQFDRSWLFPSRLNLLRRRVDSALTAAATPAKAPWAHFLIVPLGLLLIWATIAIQRPQSWTHDRLMLSSIVNLERLEALNGNTQ from the coding sequence ATGACACAGATTAGCTCTGCTTTTACGGCATATATCAACGTGAATATCCTGCTTGTGCTGGCGTTTTCCTTGTGGCTTTTTATCCGGTTTTTGCTGAACAGGTTCGGGATGAAACATGCATATCAAACGAAACTCAGGCTACTGAACGGTATCTTTCTGGCAATCCTGGTCAGCCCGTTTATTGCCTTGGGATACAACCGGCTTGCATCGGGCGGGATGCTGCCCGACGTGCTGACGTTCAATCTGTCGGATTTCATGCTATCGCAATATCTGAACGGCCGTATCGGGTTGCACGCGGGTGAAATGCAGCAGGTGCTGGACATGCGCGAAACGCTGGAAACCAACCTGCTGAATCCTACCGGCTGGATCAGCCAGATCATTGTTGCCCTGCTGCTGACCGGCAGCGTGCTGTGCATCCTGCGTTGCGGGCTTGGCACATTCAAACTGCGCCGCATCATCGCCAGCAGTTATGCGTGGCGGCAGTTTGGCAATGTTCATCTGCGCCTGACCGATCAGGCCGTCGTGCCATTTTCCGCGCGTGGTTTTCGGCGGCGTTATATTGTCATGCCAGCCAATATGCTGGTGCGCAGGCAGGATATGCGGATCGCGCTTGCGCATGAATTCCAGCACCTTCGCCAGCATGATGTCGAATGGGAAATCGGGTTTGAATTGTTCAAATCGCTGTTCTTCTGGAACCCGGTGATCCATTTATGGAAACGCCAGATCGAACAGTTGCGCGAACTTAGCTGTGATCAGCAAATCCTCAAGCGCCGCTGGGTTGACGCCCGTGCCTATTGTGAATGTCTGTTGCGGGTGTGCGAGGACACGATGCGCCGCCAGCCAGCACAGGCCATCAGTTTGCCGCGTGTTTCGCTGGTCCAGTTTGACCGCTCGTGGTTATTCCCCTCTCGTCTGAACCTGTTGCGCCGGCGGGTTGACTCGGCGCTGACCGCAGCCGCCACGCCTGCAAAGGCACCTTGGGCGCATTTTCTGATTGTTCCGCTGGGTTTGCTTTTGATCTGGGCAACGATTGCGATCCAGCGCCCCCAAAGCTGGACCCATGACCGGCTAATGCTGTCCTCGATCGTTAATCTGGAGCGGCTTGAGGCGCTGAATGGCAATACGCAATAG
- a CDS encoding DUF2160 domain-containing protein, whose protein sequence is MLKWMAWTWPTAFVFIGIFTAMAILTVIEIRHPGGGERKGIFHLTTTRGDRLFISLLGSAYIFLAWLGLFGMPLWAPLGLAIAWGVFCFWKV, encoded by the coding sequence ATGCTGAAATGGATGGCATGGACATGGCCTACGGCCTTTGTTTTCATCGGGATTTTCACCGCTATGGCAATTCTGACCGTGATCGAGATCCGCCATCCCGGCGGGGGCGAACGCAAAGGGATATTCCATCTGACCACGACACGGGGGGATCGTTTGTTCATTTCCCTGCTGGGGTCCGCCTATATCTTTTTGGCGTGGCTTGGCCTGTTCGGAATGCCGCTATGGGCGCCGCTTGGATTGGCCATTGCATGGGGGGTGTTTTGCTTTTGGAAAGTGTGA